Proteins co-encoded in one Brassica oleracea var. oleracea cultivar TO1000 chromosome C4, BOL, whole genome shotgun sequence genomic window:
- the LOC106337111 gene encoding casein kinase II subunit alpha, chloroplastic-like: protein MAFRPIGFTISSLRNASAANDLRFSFLSISPSSPAKKSLLSFLRGFASLYRQQQQQSRVNKSETLAQKIGKSIRRAGAPSKARVYADVNVIKPKDYWDYESLAVQWGSQDDYEVVRKVGRGKYSEVFEGIHATDNEKCVIKILKPVKKKKIKREIKILQNLCGGPNIVKLLDIVRDQQSKTPSLIFEHVNNKDFKVLYPTLSDYDVRYYIYELLKALDFCHSRGIMHRDVKPHNVMIDHEQRKLRLIDWGLAEFYHPGKEYNVRVASRYFKGPELLVDLMDYDYSLDLWSLGCMFAGMIFRKEPFFYGHDNYDQLVKIAKVLGTDELNTYLNRYRIELDPNLASLVGRHSRKAWSKFINSENQHLAVPEAVDFVDKLLKYDHQERPTAKEAMAHPYFNPIRNADSSRITTRGQ from the exons ATGGCCTTTAGGCCTATCGGATTCACAATCTCCTCTCTTCGCAACGCTTCCGCCGCCAACGACCTCCGCTTCTCCTTCCTCTCCATCTCTCCTTCTTCTCCGGCGAAGAAGAGCCTCCTCTCCTTTCTCCGCGGATTCGCCTCTCTCTACCGTCAGCAACAACAACAATCCCGCGTGAATAAATCGGAAACGCTGGCGCAGAAGATCGGTAAATCTATCCGGCGTGCCGGTGCGCCGTCGAAGGCTAGGGTTTACGCCGATGTCAACGTCATAAAACCCAAGGACTATTGGGATTACGAGTCCCTCGCTGTTCAATGGGG TTCACAGGATGATTATGAGGTGGTGAGGAAGGTGGGAAGGGGGAAATACAGTGAGGTCTTTGAAGGCATCCATGCCACTGATAACGAGAAATGCGTTATCAAGATCTTGAAGCCTGTCAAGAAGAAGAAG ATTAAGAGAGAGATTAAGATTCTGCAGAACCTCTGCGGCGGGCCGAATATTGTCAAGTTGCTCGACATCGTTAGAGATCAGCAGTCCAAGACGCCGAGCTTGATATTTGAGCATGTGAACAATAAGGATTTTAAAGTCCTCTACCCAACTCTCTCAGACTATGATGTTCGTTATTACATCTATGAACTTCTGAAG GCGTTGGATTTCTGCCATTCGCGTGGCATTATGCACAGAGATGTAAAACCGCATAATGTTATGATTGATCACGAGCAACGGAAGCTACGCTTAATTGACTGGGGTTTGGCAGAGTTCTATCATCCTGGAAAAGAATACAATGTTCGTGTTGCTTCAAG ATACTTCAAAGGTCCAGAGCTGCTGGTAGATTTAATGGACTATGACTATTCCTTAGACTTGTGGAGTCTTGGCTGTATGTTTGCAGGAATG ATATTCCGCAAAGAACCCTTCTTTTATGGTCATGACAACTATGATCAATTGGTCAAAATCGCAAAG GTACTTGGCACAGACGAACTCAATACCTACCTAAACAGATACCGCATAGAGTTGGACCCTAATCTTGCATCCCTCGTGGGGAG ACATAGCCGGAAGGCATGGTCAAAGTTCATCAATTCTGAAAACCAGCACTTGGCAGTTCCTGAG GCTGTTGATTTTGTGGACAAGTTACTGAAATATGATCACCAAGAAAGGCCAACTGCTAAAGAAGCAATG GCACATCCGTATTTCAACCCGATTAGAAATGCAGATAGCAGTCGCATCACCACGCGTGGCCAATGA